The genomic stretch ATTACAGAGAACACAGGCAAGAAAGCAGCTGTATCATCTCTACAGCATCATGAAACAGTGCTGTGCAGACATGTTGGCCCCATCATGGCATCAGCTGCTAAAAAACAAGACCCATCTCAATGGCTCATGGGGTTTGTTTATTGCTACAGGAGTGGCAGCAGCTAAGTTCAAGTAAAAAGTGACAAACGTCGTTGGTGCATTGCTGGGCTCCAGCCGCAGGAGAGGAAGGCTTGTGCACAGCTGGGCTGGAGTGAGGTGGTTCCCCCAGGGGCAGGGCCAGCCTGCACAAATGCGGAACAACCACGGGTCCTGGTTTGTGCCTGATTAACGTGGGGGACACCACGGGGCAGATGCGCCCAGGAGGGAAtgtacagaaggaaaagcagccacTGTGGTGGTGCTTTAGGGACCAGTCCCCGAGGCCTCAGGGCTGAGCCTGGGACCACGGGTGATTGTTCTAGGAGAGGGAAACATGGCGAAGAGCAGGACAGCTCTTAAGGAATGCTCTGAGAGGGGCCGGGCTGGGCAGAGCAGAACAGTCCAGTGGAACTCTGGGCTCACCTGCATCCTGCAGTAACTTTGCTGGCCactgctgttctccagcccaTGGACTTGTCAGGCATCGCAGAAGGGCCACCCCCGTGATGAGCTACAGCACCACACCAGGTTGCTCTGCAACCCCCTGGTTGAGTCATGGGGTGCCCCAGTGCTTCAGGCCACAGCCCTGGGTTGGCCACCTCAGTGATAGTGTCCTGTTTATCTGAGGGacctgccagggctgcagccttgagcctgctggcagcagaggaCTTTGCTCTACACCACGTAGCAAGGCAAAGGCCAGAGGCCAAGGAACGCAAAGATTACATCTGGGGCAAGGCAGAGAGCCAGGCTCCACTGTCCATAGCTGCCTCAGGAGCCCACAGGCTCTGGTTCTGATACGGAGATGATAGAGTGCAGAGttgagatgatctttaagaagGAGTCCAAGCCCTCGGAGTCCAGGCTGTGAaccagtcctggctctgctggtgcAACTGAACAGAGGGTACTGCTGGTGTCATGGCCCATTCCCCTGGCCCAGTGGCACCACCACCTTGTCCAGCCAGAGCAGGTTGAGCTGAGCCAAGCGCAGCTGCCGGTGGTGGATGCGGCGCAGCCGCAGGAGGTAGAGGACTATGGCCAGCGCCACGACCAGGATGCAGGCAAAGAAGAGATAGTGGTTGTAGACAAAAGAGAGGCGCAGCCAGGAGGCGTGCGCTTGCCGGATGCTCTCCTGCCGGAGATCCCTGTGGAGAAAAATGTCAGGGCTGGCCTAGGATGCTGTGGGGTAGTACCGTGGTCTGTGCCACAGCTCCCCCTTGCCACGGGTGGCAGAGCCCTCGGCCTGGTGTGCTAACTCCTGCCTCTCCCCAATCCCCCTTCCCTGAGCAATGCCATCAGCGAGCCAATGGTACCTGAGTGGCAGAAACCGTGTCTTGTAGAGGATGGCTCCCAGTGTCCACTGCACCTCCCGGTCATACACCAGCTGGGCTGTGCGCAGGCTCGGGTAATCCAGGGGGAAGCTGAAGCCCTGGTGAAGGACTTGATACATCCAGGCTGATTTGAAGCACTGATACCTGCGGGTGCAGCAGGGTCATCAGCCAGACACTACCACCCCTACCCTGGTCCCTTATCCCAGCAAAAGCCCCACAGGAGGCCCAGCCATGGCACTCCCTCAAAGCCACTTACTTCAGCCGGTGCTGGTCAGCATGAGCCGAGTAGAGGCCACCACGGAAGCGCTGGGTCAGCACCTCCCATCGCTGGCTGCAGTATTCCTGCGGGAAGGAGAAGCTGGGGCtcagagcagaaaacagacCCCACTCCTGCCCAGCCCAGGGCTGGCACAGCACCCACCTTGGCAGCAGAGGTGAAGGTGGGGGCACTGTAGTGGCCCCCCAGACGCAGCACATCCTCGGTGCAGTAGAAGAACTCAGAGAAGCCATAAAACTCGCTGTTGCCAAAGTCAATGGGTGCTTTGTAGGCCCCCACCAGGGAGGCCTGGCTGCTGTTGGGCCCagccaggaggggctgcagcagctctgcacaggcTGGCCAGTCCCCTCGTCCCCGCACAAACAGGGTTTGTCCACCCCTCACCACTGTATCCTCCAgccccatgggcaggcaggggtCCAGGAAAGGCATCTCGGGGCTCAGCCCCATCTGCCGGCCGTGCAGGCTGGAAAACAAGCCAGGAAGGAAAGATAATTGCACAGGGGGTCCTATACCACCCTTCAAAAGCCTGGTCTAATGCTGTCCTACATCCAGATGCCCCCACACCAGACAATGCCATGTCTCCTTGTACCCCACAATGCTGGCACCCACCCTGCCACCTCCTGACAAGGCCAAACATGCCTGATCTGTCACACTGCCCTGCAGCCATAAGCCCTGAGCACCTGCAGAGTGCAACAAGGCACAGCCCATCCCTCCCAGCTCACAGGGATCCTGAACCCTGCACACCCCAAGGGGATCTGGAGGCAGGGTTTGCTCCTGGCACAGGAGTACCTGGGCAATAAGCCTCTCCGCCTCTGGCAACAGCTTCACggagggaaggagagacaggagagAGAGCTCAAGGTGAGGATGCAATGGAAAGATGTGCTGAGTGAATCGGTGctggagaaggagggaaagtcaaagcaggaaaagctgaaagCCACCAGAGGAGCCTCCCCGCAGCCTGCTgcggaaggaggaggaggaaggcagggagctgcagcaccaaTAACACCTGCCAAGCCCATGCACCCTGTGCCAACCTCACAGCTGTTGCCCATATGGCTATGGGAGCTGGTACTGCCAGGGGCAGCTCCTGAGGCAATGCGACAGGGAGGGCGTCATGAAGGAAGCAGCACCCCATTTTGCAATGCCCCGCCAGGGACACCGCTAGGTGAGGCAGCAGTACCGGTTGTGTACATAGGTCTGGTTCAGCACTAGATCCTCATAGCGCTGCCGGGCAAAATTGCCCCCAAAACCCAGGAAGGTGTTGACATAGACACGATACACGTGGCCGGTGTGCTGCACGTCACAGCCCAGGTTGAATTCTGCCAGCAGACTCTTAGCAGCCTCTTCCTGGGGACACAGAAAGGTCTATGGTCAGCAGCGGCCCAGGGAAGGTAAGCGCTGATCTCAAGGACACATACACACCTGCTGCGGGGAGGAGAAGGCTCCGGAGTCAGGCACTTCGTAGGCAATCTGCAGGGAGGCACCCCCCATGTCTAGGATCCCAACTGTTCGTTTCCGAACCAAGGACTCTCCCTTGTCCCCCAGCGCTATGGTGACCACCGCATCCTCTTCTGCAAGCCACAGCAGTGTGTCAGCAAGGGCCT from Lathamus discolor isolate bLatDis1 chromosome 3, bLatDis1.hap1, whole genome shotgun sequence encodes the following:
- the ENTPD7 gene encoding ectonucleoside triphosphate diphosphohydrolase 7: MARVGVSCPSWRSAGPCPCPAPRQRPVALGLAVTVVLLLLLLLAAATPRRQAGPGRAARRDERYLARAEELTATDTEDSALNYGVVVDCGSSGSRVFVYFWPPHNGNPHDLLDIRQMRDRNSRPVVKKIKPGISVAAAAAPEQATPYLRPLLQFAAAHVPARKHKETPLYILCTAGMRLLPEGQQVAILEDLVRNVPQEFDFLFSKSHAEVISGKQEGVYAWIGINFVLGRFDHDDEEDAVVTIALGDKGESLVRKRTVGILDMGGASLQIAYEVPDSGAFSSPQQEEAAKSLLAEFNLGCDVQHTGHVYRVYVNTFLGFGGNFARQRYEDLVLNQTYVHNRLHGRQMGLSPEMPFLDPCLPMGLEDTVVRGGQTLFVRGRGDWPACAELLQPLLAGPNSSQASLVGAYKAPIDFGNSEFYGFSEFFYCTEDVLRLGGHYSAPTFTSAAKEYCSQRWEVLTQRFRGGLYSAHADQHRLKYQCFKSAWMYQVLHQGFSFPLDYPSLRTAQLVYDREVQWTLGAILYKTRFLPLRDLRQESIRQAHASWLRLSFVYNHYLFFACILVVALAIVLYLLRLRRIHHRQLRLAQLNLLWLDKVVVPLGQGNGP